The sequence below is a genomic window from Dyadobacter chenwenxiniae.
GTGGCAGGAGGCTGATCATTCCCAAACAATGCATCAAAGAAAAGACTGATCTTACGCACAGGTTCCTGCATATCGTGCATGAACACTTTACTCATCTGCAAGTATTCATTGTTTCGCTCGCGCAGAATGGATATCTTTCTGTCAAGCTGGTACTGGTTCACTTCCAGCTGTGCTTTAAGCTTGTTTAATACTTCATTTTCTTCAATCGCTTTTTGCTGTGCTTTTCTGGCTGCCAGAAGTTGTTCCTCATATTTCTGCCGTTCCCAAACCGGCGCAAAAACACATATATAAACAGTTTCTTCATTCTCCACACTCATTTTCGCATTCACCATTACCGGAATATGCGCCCCGTTCGCGGTTTTGAGCGACATGAAGATTTCGCTGACTTCACCTTTCAGGTTCAGCAAGGGGAAAAAATGGGTCTGATAAAAAATGCGGCTGGCGATGGTAAGAATAGCCTCAATGCTTTTTCCCCGGATAGCAGGTTCAGACGAGCCAAGGAGCTGACATAATGCTGGGTTTGCATACGTTAGCGAACCCGAAACGTCAAGAATAGCGCAGCCACAAGGCAATTCCTGTAAAATAAATTTCGCCTGCTCCAAGGGATGATTTGTCAAAAAAGGAATTCCTGTATTACTTCAATGGTCTCGTCCGGGGCGCTCAGGTGAGGGCAGTGGCCGGTGGCCTGCATCAGATGATACACGCTTCCGGGCATCTGGCTATGGATAAATTCTCCCACCTCAACCGGTGCAATCAGGTCGTTCGAGCATTGCATGATGAGCGTGCGGTGTTTTGCGTTGGCCAGATCCGTTCTGTTATCAGACAAAAACGTGGCTTGCGCAAACTGCCGCGCAATAACGGGATCTGTCGAACAAAAGCTCTCCGTCAGCTCCTCCGCCAGTTCGGGCCGGTCATCATTTTGCATAATAGCGGGGCCGAGAAAATTAGCCCATCCGATATAATTCTTTTCCATCGTATCCAGAAGCTCCTCGATGTCCTGTTTTGAAAAGCCTCCAAGATAACCCGGTTCATCAATATACTTTGCGGAAGGCCCGACCATGACCAGGCTGCTAAACCGCTCAGGGTCCTTTATCGACGCAAGCAATCCAATGATACAGCTAACCGAATGTCCGACAAAAACACAATCTTTGAGATCCAGCGCATTGCAGATATCCAGCACATCCTGTGCATAACCGTTCAGACTGTCGTAGCGTTCAGGATTATAAGCAGTGTTGTCCGATCCGCCACTTCCGACATAATCAAAGAGCACAATTTTGTAGTCTTTTTCAAATGCGGGCCAAATATGACGCCACATGTGCTGTCCGCATCCGAACCCGTGTGCGAAGATCATAGGCTGAACACCCTGGCCCCGAACCGTAACATTATTGCGCTTATATATATCCATAAAATGACAAAAACCCTGTAATCCCTCAAAGGTAACGTTATAGAGGGAATAAAGTGAATTGTTATTTCTGAGCACATTTTACCAATATGCCGGTGGATAAACAGGCGGAACCAACCTTCTATTCGCTTCGCAGACTTTTGACAGGATCCATTAATGCAGCCTTAATGCTTTGAAAGGAGATCGTGAGCAACGCAATGGCCAGGGCCAGCAAACCTGCAAATCCGAAAACCCACCAAGGCATTTCCATGCGGTAAGCAAAATCCTGTAACCATTTATCCATGGTATACCAGGCAATGGGAACGGCAATGATGATCCCAATGAATACCAGCTTCACAAAATCCTTAGCCAATAGCTGGACAATCCCGGCCAGGCTTGATCCCAGAACTTTGCGGACGCCAATTTCTTTTTTTCGGATTTGTGCCGTGTAAGTGGCTAACCCGAACAAGCCAAGGCAAGAAATCAGAATGGCAATAGAAGCAAAAATATTAAACAGCAGGCCTGTTTGTTCTTCCGACCTGTAAAGACTGTTGAATGCTTCATCCAGAAACGCATACTGAAATGGAGAATCTGCATTGAATTTTTTCCAAACGTCTTCTGCGGCAGCAATCGCCTTTTTGGCATCATTACCTGTCGTTTTGATGTAAATGCGGCTCATATCATTCGGATTATAAACCAAAACCGCTGGCTTGATTTTCTCTTTCATGGATGCGAAATGGAAGTCCTTCACGACCCCTATAATCGTCCCTTCGGTGTCCCACAGCTTGAAACGCTTACCAATCGGATTGGTGATCCGGGCGGTTTTCACGGCAGTTTCATTCAATATATAATGTTTGGAATCCGATGGCGCGTCTGTAAAGTTAGCGCCTTCTTTGAGTTGCATTTTGAAAAACGGAATAAAGGATTTGTCCGTGCTCATAAACTGGATCATCATCGTTTCGCCCGGCTCTTTTCCGTCCCAATTGCTGGTTCCTGTCTGGCCGCCGATCAGTACCACATTGAAATTGGATCTGCTGACGTCTGTGATTCCAGGCTGGTTCAATAACTCGGACTTCATCACATCATAGTGCTTGGGCAAATCCCGCATGTAGAACGACAAAACATGGGTTTTGTCATAACCCAAACCTTTTGACCGGATATATTTCAGCTGATTACTGATGATTAACGTGCCGGCGATGAGGATTACCGAAACGGTAAACTGAATCACAACCAGCGTTTTCCGGAACATTGCCTCATTCAATCCCGCGGAAACTTTTCCTTTCAGCGATTTAAGTGGTTCGAAAGAGGACAAGAGTAAAGCGGGGTAAATGCTGGAAGCAATCAGTGTTCCGGCAATCGTTGCGCCCAGCACTTGCCAGATATGTGGCTCTGTGAAGTCCAGCACCAATTTTTTGCCTGATATTTGGTTAAAAAATGGCATCAGTACATACATGAACACAACCGCCAGCAATGTCGCGATCGAAAACAGCAAAACAGTTTCAACCAAAAACTGAACAAAAAGCTGCATGCGGGCCGCACCGACGATCTTGCGCATGCTTACTTCTTTCGAGCGCAATAGCGAGCGGGCCGTGGAAAGATTGACGTAATTAATGCACGCAATGATCAGGATCAGCAGCGCAATGACAGAGAACATCCGGACCGTTTCAATGCCCTGTTCAACGCCGTCCGACTTGTATAAATGTACGTCGGGCAATGCTTGTAAAAGGTAAGTGAGGTCCGTATCGTCGGGTTTGTTGCGCAAATGAATGTTGCGGAGTGTGGTCGCAATTTCGGTGACCGGCCGGCCTGGCTGTAAAAGAAAATAGGTGGTGTAATCAAATTCAGTGAAGTCATTATCCATGGTTTTCCCGTCCTTACGCCCCTCATACACATCTTTAAACCGGAGGGCAATAGGGAAAATCATATCGCCTTTCACACTTGAATTCTCAGGAAAATCGGCGACAACGCCGCTTACGGTAAACGTTGCCTTTTCGGCCATGATCGCCTTTCCTATCGCATCTGTGCTGCCAAAATATCGCCTGGCGGTAGTTTCGGTAAGAACAACGGAATGATTATCAAGAAATGGCTTGTTTCTGTTGCCATGAATAAGCTTGTAATCAAACATTGTAAACAGCGTCGGATCAGCGAAGAAAGTATTTTCCTCATTGAAAACTTTATCCTTATATCTGAACAATGTGTAAGCGCCATTATAGGTCATCCTGACGGCATCCTTCACCTCGGGAACTTCCCGTTTGGCAAATCCCGCGATCGGCGCGACGGTGTTTGTCCAGATCTGCTGGCTGGCGCCTGTGCCTACCCTATTTTCAAGCTTATAAATGCTGCCAGACTTCGTGTTGAAGCGATCAAAACTCAATTCATCCCGAACCCAAAGCAGTATAAGAATGCCAACCGCCAGACCAATGGATAGGCCGAGGCAATTAAGCAGAGAATAAAAGCTGTTATTCAGCAGGTTACGCCATGCGATCTTGAAATAATTTGCGATCATATCGAAGTTTGGAAAGTGTTGCAAACGCTCCGGAAGCGAACCGTCTGGCGAACCTTGGTTAAGTCCTGTGTATCTTGAAAAAATAGCTTGCCAGCGAGCAAATGAGTTTTCAACTGCATGAAAATGAATATTTTAAAAATACATTCAATGCAAAGGTTGTCCGATATCGAACAACCTCTGTGCGGTAGTGCGAACGTTTGGAAAATCCATTCTTGTAACCCATTGTGCATTAATTTTATATTAATAAATTGCCCGGAATTAGTTTTACACTTTGTCGCTATGAGGAGATTACTTTACGTTTTTGCGATTCTATTTTTCATATCCTGCGATAAGGACAAAAATCCGGATCCTTCGGGTGAAAATGCGCTGGACAAGCAGCAAGCTCCTTTCGGAAAGAGTGAAGTAGAGATTGAGCTTAAAAAAGTGCTGTTTAATGGCATTCTGGAAGCCGAATATAGTTACGAGGGGAAAATGCTTGCAGAAGAGCGCCGTTTTTCTTCATCATCCGTGTCCGTTCCCTCGCAGCGCGTGGTTTTCAAAAGGGCTGAGGGCAAGATTCAGACGGTCGAAATTATGACCAGATCCCAGGGCGATTCGCTTGAACCGTCTTATTTGGTCACTTATGAGCAGCCGATCAATGATTCCCTGCGCTATGTTACCCGGAAAGATCTTCGAAATACAAGCGTTTCCACGAGAATTTACGCATTTGATAATAAGGGGTATATAACGCGTCAGGAAGTGTGGGCCGACCTCAAAGCGACGGAAAGCACAAATGTGTATTATGTTCGTAATGAACAAAACAATGTTGCCAAAAGCTGGATAAAAAAACCCTCGGAAGCGAAAGGCAATGATGTGGAATATATGTATGACAACCATCCTAACCCTTTCTTTAAAATGGGCCTGGACAGCTATGGCGAGATTACAATCCGGTCACTGAGCCCTAATAATCCGGTGCGCGAGATTTATTACGCTGGGTCGAAAGTAACTTCCAACATTTACTACACATACGATTACTTGCCCAACGGTTACCCGTCCAAAGTTACGGTGCGCGTTGAAAGCGTCAATTTCCCTCCATATTCGTATAACATTGAATTCGGATATTAGTCGCTGGGAGCGAGCTTCGCGGTAATTTTCTGAAAGTAGGAAGCAGCCTCTGTGCTGCTTTTTTTATTGGATTTAAGTGTAGATTCGTTGATAAAAAGCTGCGTTTGCTTGAAAATGCCTGCCTCATCCCGCCAGTCCGAAGCATTAACGAGCAATGGCTTCAATGGCCTGAAAAAATATTCAAACAACACCCAGTTGACATAGAGATCCTGATTATACCTGAGGTAATAAACCGGTTCAAATTTTTCGAGCTTTTCCAAAACGATCTGCATCGGCGTTTTGCCGGCCTTTGTACTTTTCCTGAGCTGCGGCATCACCGGATGCAAGACCTTCGCATCAATAAGTAAATGGATATAATCGTTCAAATTATACAGAACTGTTTCATCTTGAACGATGTAACGGATTATTTTCATAGTGAGCGTAAGGGTGGATTGGTATAGTTCAGAGATCAAAAATATCAGAAGCAATCCATTTCAACCAGCTCAAAAGCTAATTTAGAGCGGTTAAAAACACCGCATAAAAAAGAGGATGGGTTGAACCCATCCTCTCTCAAAATCTTTACAGAAGGTAAGATCCGTTATTTTACCAACGGAATGGCCCAGAAAATGCTGGCCTGAATTACGCTATTCTTAAAATCGGGATCAATGTCCTGTCCCGAGAAGTTTCCCACCTTGGAAAGTCCTGCAATGTAACGAACGCCAACACCCAGTCCGATCGGTGAATGATAACCGATACCACCAGCTGCTGCGAGATCCAGGTTTTTAGCAAAATTGTCGATCGTTTGGTTGGGGATGTCTGTCGAAGTCCTGAATCCGGCTTGTGGGCCAAATTCAACATAAAATCCACCGTTGGTCTTAAATTTGAACATAACCGGCACCGTAACATAACTGATCTTGAAGTCAGATTTGCTTCCGTCATTGTTCACTTTCGCGCCTTGTGTTGAAAATAACACCTCCGGCTGCAACGAAAACACTTTTCCAAACCCGTAGTTGATGATTCCACCCAGGTGATATCCAACCAATGCATCCGATTCAATGTCACCGCCAGTATAATTACTGATGTTCAGACCTGCTTTCGGTCCGATGCTGAATTTTTGTGCGAATGCTGACTGAACTGAAATGAGCAGGACGGCAGCCAATAATAATTTTTTCATAATAGAGATAACGTTTAATGAATACAAATCCGTTTGCTGATTTGCCTTTGCAGTCCCGGCACCAACCGGGCCTCAGTAATGGTAGTTCAAATCTCATGCCATGACAATCATTAGTACGTATATCCTTTATGTGCCCCCGAATTTCCCCACTTCCCTTGATGATAGTGCGTAACGCGATGATGTTATGAATAGTCGTTCCAAAACGAACAAAGCTGTCCGCTTTTCACGAAGGCCAGGGTTCAACGAGTATGTCGTTCAGCTTCCATTCTTACCGGAAGTTATCAGGCATGAAGGCCGCGCTGCCGGATCTGATGAAGAGCCTGGGAAGCGTGTAACCGCTGGTTTTGATCAGTAAAAATTCAGAATCCGGCAAACAAAAAGCCCCGCAAATCAGATTTGCGAGGCTTTTATCATTCCCGAAAAAATTATTTAATAGCGACGGGTACTTCAGTGTTTTCCCAGCGCAAAACGAAACCGGCAGGCGTGACTTCGTAAGCCATTGTTTCCGCCATTGAAGCACTTTTGGCTGGCTTAGCTTTCACTGTCAACACATCTTTAGAAGCGTCTTTGGAAGTTTCGCCACCGCGCTTGATGCCCCATTGTCCTGTTTCAGAGTTGAAAATGAACGACCATTCACTCGCACCCGGCAGTGCGTAAAGGCTGTATTTACCGGCAGGAAGTTTTTGGCCCTCTACCATAATGTCCTTATCTGTCTCAAAAATTGTGGCTTCGTTAGCGCCTGCACGCCAAACTTTGTCATAAGGAACAAGTTCACCAAAAATTTTGCGTCCCTTCGCCGAGGGTGCCGAATAACTGATCGTAATGTTTGCCGCCCCTGCCTTTCCGGTTGCAGTTTTAGCCGGACTTGGCTTCGGTTTGTCTTGTGCCTGGCTCACAACAGCCGTTAGCATACACGCGAACATCATGACAAAACTGCCCAGGATCATTTTCTTTTTCATGTCAATACATTTTTAGTTTTCCAAAAATCATAAAAATTTTCACTAAATATCGACAATTTGTCCAACAAATGACAGAGATCTTTTCCTGCTAAACGGTCCGGATATTTATCATCCAGTCGATCCCGAACTTGTCCTGGAACGCGCCGAAAATATCGCCCCACATCTGCCGCTCCATAGGAACCACAATTGTGCCTCCTTCACTGAGCATGTCATATTTTTGCCGCAATGTAACCTCGTCAAATCCACTGAGCGACAGATTGATCTTCCCGGCACCCAGTGGCATTCCCTCAGGCGCGTCGCCGCCCATAAATTCAACCGAGCCACCCATTAATGTGCCGTGCATGATCTGGTCGCGTATGCCAGCGGGGCAGCTTCCGTCCATATCTCCGTAAGTCATGAAATTCAGCTCTCCGCCAAAAATGCTCTGATAGAATTCGAATGCCACCCGGCAGTTGCCGTCGAACATTAAATAAGGATGCAAATCAATTGTAGCCATGGTTGTCAAGTTTGTGGCGCTAAGCCGGTTAAAGTGTTTTTATTGAACAAAAGTACCGCACAGAAACTGCTCGCAGGATGTGAAAACACGACAAAGTGAGGGGGAAATCGGGACAACCGGGAAATGGATCAGAGAAATGCCAGTCTTGCCTGATAAGTTACTGTATCCAAAGCCTTGGTATAGAATTGGTAAAAACCGAAGCTTAATCAAATTTCATTAGCCATGTATATCATATTAGGAGCAACCGGACACGTCGGCTCGGCGGTCGCGGAAACATTATTAACTAAGGGTGAACGGGTTACAGTCGTAACCAGAGACCCCGCAAAATCAGATCAATGGAAACAGAAAGGCGCGGAAGTTGCGGTGGCTGACGTCCATGATGTGAAAAGATTGCGCCAAATTTTTCAGACCGGAAAGCGGCTATTTCTCCTTAACCCACCCGCTTCGCCTGATACAGATACGGTTGCCGAAGAGAAGAAAAGCCTGGCCAGCATTATGGCCGCTGTGGAAGGTTCTGACTTTGAAAAAATCGTGGCGCAATCCACATACGGAGCACATGACGGTGAGGGTGTGGGCGATCTGGGCGTGCTGTATGAATTGGAACAGAAACTTTCCGAAAGCCGGATCCCGTTCAGCGTCGTCAGAGGCGCGTATTATATGAGCAATTAGGACTGGTTTTTACAAACGGCTGAAAAGGAGGGCAAGATTTATTCACTTTATCCCGCCGATTTTAAGCTCCCGATGATCGCTCCGCAAGATCTGGGTCAGTTTGCGGCACAACTGCTTACCGAGGCCGTCGAGAGGACCGGACTTTATTATGTGGAAGGCCCCGAGACATATGCTCCGGCCGATGTTGCGAACGCATTTGCGGAAACATTGGGAAAACCCGTTGAAACAGTGGTCATTCCCAGAACCGAATGGATTCCCTATCTTAGAAATTCCGGCTTTTCGCAAAAAGCAGCAGAAGCCATGGCCGCCATGACTGATGTGACCTTTGAAGAAAAATTTGAAGTAAGCGACTCCCCTTTTCGCGGAGACACTACCTTACGCGATTATGTTGCGGCGCTGGTCAGCGCGGAAGTCTGAACACATTCCAGGTCGCAAACTGAGTATTAGCAGAACAAAATGATTTCGATGTCGTCGCGGTATGTCCGGGGCGACATCTGCTTTTGATGTTAAATCAACTTTTTAACCTAACCAAAATGAAGAAAAGCATTTCGATCATCGCACTCGTTTTCACATGTTTCGCTTCGACGGTTGCATTTGGACAAGAAATGCTTTTAGGCTCTATCGAAAGGATTAAGGTGCATGGAAAGAGCCTGGAAGGCAATTTGGAGGGCAATACTGCCGATCCGGACGTTTCTGTTTATCTGCCGCCAAGCTATAAAAAAGATTCAAAACGACGCTATCCGGTCGTGTATTTACTGCATGGTTTCACCGACACGGATGCGCAATGGTATGGATTGGTAAAACACTGGATCAACATGCCTGCCATTGTCGATAAAGTCTTTGCAGAGGGTAAGTTGAATGAGATGATCATCGTTACCCCCAATGCCTACACGCGCAGCGGGGGAAGCTATTACTCCAACTCAATTACCGTCGGAAACTGGGAAGAATATGTTGCAAAAGAGCTGATCAGTTACATTGATCAGCATTACCGGACGATTGCAAAAGCTGCCAGCCGAGGGCTTGCCGGCCACTCTATGGGCGGATATGGCACCATACGCCTTGGTGAAAAATTCCCCGACGTGTTTTCAAGCATTTATGCGCTGAGTCCTTGCTGCATGGCGCCGGGCGGCAATCGCTCTCCCGAATCACTGGCCAAAATCGAGGCCATTAAGGATCCTGCCGAATTTAATAAGGCGGATTTCGGCACTAAGGTCGCTATCGCTTCGGCAGCTGCATGGTCCCCAAATCCGACAAAACCGCCATTTTTTACAGACCAGATCGTAGAAAATGGGCAAGTCCA
It includes:
- a CDS encoding PAS domain-containing sensor histidine kinase, whose amino-acid sequence is MTNHPLEQAKFILQELPCGCAILDVSGSLTYANPALCQLLGSSEPAIRGKSIEAILTIASRIFYQTHFFPLLNLKGEVSEIFMSLKTANGAHIPVMVNAKMSVENEETVYICVFAPVWERQKYEEQLLAARKAQQKAIEENEVLNKLKAQLEVNQYQLDRKISILRERNNEYLQMSKVFMHDMQEPVRKISLFFDALFGNDQPPATPDDQRKINIIRKSIQRLRHMTKSLLDFVQINASDEKINFLDSSLIHQAKEEVTKDLPEVNIDIQITDLPPFEGRQSQIRRVFVELIKNALQNTHDERPLSIKVAAVVIQENVYQHQLDKYRYTDHVQIEIRDNGSGFDGQYNSYVFGLFNKIDARSGGAGLGLALCRQIISNHYGTIKAQSELGKGTCITIVLPIRQLAE
- a CDS encoding alpha/beta fold hydrolase — translated: MDIYKRNNVTVRGQGVQPMIFAHGFGCGQHMWRHIWPAFEKDYKIVLFDYVGSGGSDNTAYNPERYDSLNGYAQDVLDICNALDLKDCVFVGHSVSCIIGLLASIKDPERFSSLVMVGPSAKYIDEPGYLGGFSKQDIEELLDTMEKNYIGWANFLGPAIMQNDDRPELAEELTESFCSTDPVIARQFAQATFLSDNRTDLANAKHRTLIMQCSNDLIAPVEVGEFIHSQMPGSVYHLMQATGHCPHLSAPDETIEVIQEFLF
- a CDS encoding ABC transporter permease, producing MIANYFKIAWRNLLNNSFYSLLNCLGLSIGLAVGILILLWVRDELSFDRFNTKSGSIYKLENRVGTGASQQIWTNTVAPIAGFAKREVPEVKDAVRMTYNGAYTLFRYKDKVFNEENTFFADPTLFTMFDYKLIHGNRNKPFLDNHSVVLTETTARRYFGSTDAIGKAIMAEKATFTVSGVVADFPENSSVKGDMIFPIALRFKDVYEGRKDGKTMDNDFTEFDYTTYFLLQPGRPVTEIATTLRNIHLRNKPDDTDLTYLLQALPDVHLYKSDGVEQGIETVRMFSVIALLILIIACINYVNLSTARSLLRSKEVSMRKIVGAARMQLFVQFLVETVLLFSIATLLAVVFMYVLMPFFNQISGKKLVLDFTEPHIWQVLGATIAGTLIASSIYPALLLSSFEPLKSLKGKVSAGLNEAMFRKTLVVIQFTVSVILIAGTLIISNQLKYIRSKGLGYDKTHVLSFYMRDLPKHYDVMKSELLNQPGITDVSRSNFNVVLIGGQTGTSNWDGKEPGETMMIQFMSTDKSFIPFFKMQLKEGANFTDAPSDSKHYILNETAVKTARITNPIGKRFKLWDTEGTIIGVVKDFHFASMKEKIKPAVLVYNPNDMSRIYIKTTGNDAKKAIAAAEDVWKKFNADSPFQYAFLDEAFNSLYRSEEQTGLLFNIFASIAILISCLGLFGLATYTAQIRKKEIGVRKVLGSSLAGIVQLLAKDFVKLVFIGIIIAVPIAWYTMDKWLQDFAYRMEMPWWVFGFAGLLALAIALLTISFQSIKAALMDPVKSLRSE
- a CDS encoding porin family protein yields the protein MKKLLLAAVLLISVQSAFAQKFSIGPKAGLNISNYTGGDIESDALVGYHLGGIINYGFGKVFSLQPEVLFSTQGAKVNNDGSKSDFKISYVTVPVMFKFKTNGGFYVEFGPQAGFRTSTDIPNQTIDNFAKNLDLAAAGGIGYHSPIGLGVGVRYIAGLSKVGNFSGQDIDPDFKNSVIQASIFWAIPLVK
- a CDS encoding DUF2911 domain-containing protein, which codes for MKKKMILGSFVMMFACMLTAVVSQAQDKPKPSPAKTATGKAGAANITISYSAPSAKGRKIFGELVPYDKVWRAGANEATIFETDKDIMVEGQKLPAGKYSLYALPGASEWSFIFNSETGQWGIKRGGETSKDASKDVLTVKAKPAKSASMAETMAYEVTPAGFVLRWENTEVPVAIK
- a CDS encoding VOC family protein, with the protein product MATIDLHPYLMFDGNCRVAFEFYQSIFGGELNFMTYGDMDGSCPAGIRDQIMHGTLMGGSVEFMGGDAPEGMPLGAGKINLSLSGFDEVTLRQKYDMLSEGGTIVVPMERQMWGDIFGAFQDKFGIDWMINIRTV
- a CDS encoding alpha/beta hydrolase, which produces MKKSISIIALVFTCFASTVAFGQEMLLGSIERIKVHGKSLEGNLEGNTADPDVSVYLPPSYKKDSKRRYPVVYLLHGFTDTDAQWYGLVKHWINMPAIVDKVFAEGKLNEMIIVTPNAYTRSGGSYYSNSITVGNWEEYVAKELISYIDQHYRTIAKAASRGLAGHSMGGYGTIRLGEKFPDVFSSIYALSPCCMAPGGNRSPESLAKIEAIKDPAEFNKADFGTKVAIASAAAWSPNPTKPPFFTDQIVENGQVQKMTELKWAANSGLATIDQYIANLKQLKGIAFDAGNKDQPIAANIKLLHALLDNYKIEHTYEEYDGDHLNKIGERIEHKMLPFFSGKLAGK